The following are from one region of the Paenalkalicoccus suaedae genome:
- a CDS encoding YncE family protein encodes MKWLLLGMLLLLTTGCQSEHSLHIDNDIQGNTLLVAHTKEPALSIINPDIHELIEEVSLPFSVHSMVQGEGRIFATSQQEEMLYELSLTDGSLRPIIDIGDGVAEMLYDDGTLYATRPFHQEIVKMDVENESIETLAASGEHPHSMALDDGELYVANVYGNTVDVIDKERFEIARTIDVIGRPTGMIAYDEGILVGGHGPFGELNTEMHTYETSEETQIEVGLMPVAFLETTEGIVGVSHGSHEVFLYDTESKQVTDRLEVAHNPYYLVQANDEVAVSSLDGDEISFIDPQTWELIQAVEVAAGPHVMLYLEES; translated from the coding sequence ATGAAGTGGCTACTACTAGGAATGCTCCTGCTCCTGACCACAGGCTGTCAGTCAGAGCATTCGCTTCATATAGATAACGACATACAAGGGAACACCCTGCTCGTTGCCCATACAAAAGAGCCAGCTTTAAGCATCATTAACCCCGATATACACGAGCTTATTGAGGAAGTTTCCCTCCCATTTTCTGTCCATAGTATGGTGCAGGGAGAGGGGCGGATCTTTGCTACGAGCCAGCAGGAGGAAATGCTGTACGAGCTGTCGCTAACGGACGGGAGCTTGCGTCCGATCATAGACATTGGCGATGGCGTGGCGGAGATGCTGTACGATGATGGCACGCTCTATGCGACGCGACCGTTCCATCAGGAGATCGTCAAAATGGATGTAGAGAATGAGTCCATCGAGACGCTCGCTGCGTCTGGAGAGCATCCGCATTCGATGGCGCTCGACGATGGAGAGCTTTACGTCGCTAATGTGTATGGCAATACCGTCGATGTGATCGATAAGGAGCGCTTTGAGATTGCGCGGACAATCGACGTGATCGGTCGACCGACTGGCATGATTGCCTATGACGAGGGGATTTTAGTCGGAGGGCATGGTCCGTTTGGTGAGCTCAATACGGAGATGCACACGTATGAGACGAGCGAGGAGACTCAGATTGAGGTGGGCTTAATGCCTGTCGCTTTTTTAGAAACAACGGAAGGGATCGTAGGCGTTAGTCACGGCTCGCACGAAGTATTTCTCTATGATACGGAATCGAAGCAGGTGACCGACCGACTTGAGGTCGCGCATAATCCTTACTATCTAGTACAAGCAAATGACGAAGTCGCCGTCAGCAGTCTGGACGGAGATGAAATAAGCTTTATTGATCCACAAACATGGGAGCTCATTCAGGCTGTTGAGGTGGCGGCTGGTCCACACGTGATGCTCTACTTAGAGGAGTCATAA
- a CDS encoding response regulator transcription factor — MNLLLVDDERQMHHLLEYILKQEGYHCTSAFSGEEALELVQKLPIDFILLDIMMEGIDGLETCRRIRQFSNVPIILLTAVALEENDKVKGLRAGADDYITKPFHREELVARIEAVYRRSEGQTSSSAQKKTLYQLGSLKLDAVAVRVEVHGVPITLTKKEYGMLLLFMKHPSRVFSREELLELIWGEEQYEVTSRTVDTHIKTLRMKLKEAGDMIKTVWGHGYRLEDQNE; from the coding sequence ATGAACCTGTTACTAGTTGATGACGAGAGACAGATGCATCATTTACTTGAGTATATTTTAAAGCAGGAAGGCTATCACTGTACCTCTGCATTCTCAGGTGAGGAAGCGCTCGAGCTCGTACAAAAGCTGCCGATCGACTTTATCTTGCTCGATATTATGATGGAGGGCATTGATGGGCTTGAGACGTGTCGTAGAATCAGACAATTTTCCAATGTCCCTATTATCCTGCTGACGGCCGTTGCGCTGGAGGAAAACGATAAGGTGAAGGGGCTTCGAGCCGGAGCGGACGATTATATCACGAAGCCGTTCCATCGAGAGGAACTCGTTGCTAGGATTGAAGCTGTATACAGAAGAAGCGAAGGACAGACGTCTTCATCTGCGCAAAAGAAAACCCTGTATCAGCTCGGAAGCCTAAAACTGGACGCAGTTGCAGTAAGAGTTGAGGTGCACGGAGTGCCTATCACGCTAACTAAAAAAGAGTATGGCATGCTTCTTTTATTTATGAAGCATCCATCTCGCGTGTTTTCACGAGAGGAATTGCTTGAGCTGATCTGGGGAGAAGAGCAGTATGAAGTGACGTCTAGAACGGTTGATACACATATAAAAACACTCCGAATGAAGCTAAAAGAAGCAGGGGACATGATTAAAACGGTGTGGGGTCATGGTTACAGGCTAGAGGATCAGAATGAGTAA
- a CDS encoding sensor histidine kinase gives MSKPYISITKKMWLIFFSMSIVGIAFSFFTVYLLYDGLYLQSERDQLRAHADSLRQELAANGEEQVESLVNAYEQAFLEVSIVTDPMVLGAALPLLEPESAIAINDAEREQLLTGETIVLERDHVYFATDLVGAAAPYVVDGELTAVVFVYRPVSELQDQLVGLLPYVISLLVALILLLFVILRRIRATYVHPLLEMKDGASQISHGTYPTRFPPELNNEVGEVNRAFRRLAESLQEEDVKKREFLQNLSHELRTPLSYVKGYSELLLKEENESTRQIASVIAEESNRMHRLVEEIIDLTKLEGMTQDNVALEPLVMSEVVRQVMAHVRVKSEAKGQTLSYSAEEDLVIMGLPDRLFQACLNVIDNAIAYTQDGGTIDVILGRKDGEAALQVTDNGPGMDEADVERLTDRFYRGEKGRTRDKGGIGLGLAIVKQLVDLHHGRLEITSMPGVGTTVSIYIPEVLE, from the coding sequence ATGAGTAAGCCATACATCTCCATTACAAAAAAGATGTGGCTTATCTTCTTTTCGATGAGCATTGTGGGTATTGCGTTCTCATTTTTTACGGTGTATTTACTTTACGATGGGCTGTATTTGCAGTCCGAGCGCGATCAGCTGCGTGCGCATGCGGATTCCTTGCGTCAGGAGCTTGCGGCGAATGGAGAGGAGCAGGTGGAGTCGCTTGTGAACGCCTATGAGCAGGCGTTTTTAGAGGTATCCATCGTGACGGATCCAATGGTACTAGGAGCCGCGCTACCATTACTTGAGCCGGAATCGGCGATTGCGATTAATGATGCCGAGCGAGAGCAACTACTAACTGGCGAAACGATCGTATTAGAGCGAGATCACGTCTATTTTGCGACGGATCTTGTTGGAGCAGCGGCTCCATATGTCGTTGATGGAGAGCTTACGGCAGTAGTCTTTGTGTATCGACCCGTTTCCGAATTGCAGGATCAGCTTGTTGGTCTTTTGCCGTACGTGATCTCCTTACTTGTGGCGCTTATTCTGCTATTGTTTGTGATTCTTCGACGAATTCGGGCGACCTATGTGCATCCGCTACTAGAAATGAAGGATGGTGCTAGTCAAATCTCTCATGGGACGTATCCAACGCGGTTTCCACCAGAGCTAAATAATGAGGTTGGTGAGGTGAATCGCGCGTTTAGGCGGCTTGCCGAGTCGCTGCAGGAGGAGGATGTGAAGAAGCGGGAGTTTTTGCAGAATTTGTCGCATGAGTTGCGTACGCCTTTGAGCTATGTGAAGGGCTATAGTGAGTTGTTGCTCAAGGAGGAGAACGAGTCGACTCGTCAGATTGCGTCGGTGATTGCAGAGGAGTCGAATCGGATGCATCGGCTGGTGGAGGAGATTATTGATCTGACGAAGCTTGAGGGGATGACGCAGGATAACGTTGCGCTTGAGCCGCTTGTGATGAGCGAGGTGGTGCGGCAGGTGATGGCGCATGTGCGTGTGAAGAGTGAGGCGAAGGGTCAGACGCTGTCCTACTCGGCGGAGGAGGATCTCGTGATTATGGGGCTTCCGGATCGCTTGTTTCAGGCGTGCCTGAATGTGATTGATAATGCGATTGCCTATACGCAGGACGGTGGGACGATTGATGTTATACTGGGGAGAAAAGATGGAGAAGCTGCGCTACAGGTGACCGATAATGGTCCTGGCATGGACGAGGCAGACGTAGAGCGTTTAACAGATCGTTTTTATCGTGGGGAGAAGGGTCGTACGCGCGATAAAGGTGGGATTGGTTTAGGGCTTGCGATTGTGAAGCAGCTCGTTGATTTGCATCACGGTCGATTGGAGATTACGTCGATGCCAGGGGTAGGTACAACGGTTTCGATTTATATTCCGGAAGTGTTGGAATAA
- a CDS encoding FixH family protein, producing MQKSLLMGALLATSALVVACGTNEENANNNTSGNMVSIEDVNLDPVDVEVMAPDTADVAEEVELSALVTQGDELVDDADEVTFEIWMEGAKSDSEMIDAELPGEEGVYAILHTFDEDGLYHVQPHTTARGMHVMPVHSIEVGDVEVASNEAENHDHNHEGEHNHDHEGEGNEDHDHAGEHSHDHGPLHESLALDWRVEETATSSTPVTLSIAVDWEDAAWENGRVRYEVWRNGDDMRQWLDVEEVEAGVYEVDHEFEEAGTYTVMVHLEDEEIHEHVAYEVGVTDE from the coding sequence GTGCAAAAGTCTTTATTAATGGGGGCACTACTTGCTACGTCAGCACTTGTCGTGGCATGTGGGACAAACGAAGAAAATGCGAATAATAATACTAGCGGAAATATGGTGAGCATTGAGGATGTTAATTTGGATCCGGTTGATGTTGAAGTGATGGCGCCTGATACGGCAGATGTGGCCGAAGAGGTGGAGCTGTCAGCACTGGTGACGCAAGGGGATGAATTAGTCGATGATGCAGATGAAGTGACGTTTGAGATCTGGATGGAAGGTGCGAAGTCTGACAGCGAGATGATCGACGCGGAGCTTCCTGGCGAAGAGGGTGTCTATGCGATTCTACATACGTTCGATGAGGACGGACTTTATCACGTCCAGCCTCACACAACTGCGCGTGGCATGCATGTGATGCCGGTGCACAGTATCGAAGTCGGTGATGTAGAGGTAGCGAGCAACGAGGCTGAGAATCATGACCACAACCATGAGGGCGAACACAATCATGATCACGAGGGCGAAGGAAACGAGGATCACGACCACGCCGGAGAGCATAGCCATGATCACGGTCCGTTGCACGAATCACTAGCACTTGACTGGCGGGTGGAAGAGACAGCTACGTCTAGTACTCCAGTAACACTTTCCATCGCAGTTGATTGGGAGGATGCTGCTTGGGAAAATGGTCGTGTACGCTATGAGGTATGGCGTAACGGTGACGACATGCGCCAGTGGCTTGATGTAGAAGAAGTAGAAGCCGGTGTTTATGAGGTCGATCATGAGTTTGAAGAAGCGGGCACTTACACGGTCATGGTCCACCTAGAAGACGAGGAAATCCACGAGCATGTGGCTTATGAAGTAGGGGTAACAGACGAGTAA
- a CDS encoding CsbD family protein yields MAENKGLGDKIKGAVNKVKGEAKDQFGNATDNKKLQAEGKKDKAKGNVQDKVGDVKNK; encoded by the coding sequence ATGGCAGAGAACAAAGGTTTAGGAGACAAAATTAAAGGCGCAGTAAATAAAGTAAAGGGCGAAGCCAAGGATCAGTTCGGTAACGCTACTGATAATAAAAAGCTACAAGCTGAAGGTAAGAAAGATAAGGCGAAAGGCAACGTTCAAGACAAAGTCGGCGACGTGAAGAATAAATAA
- a CDS encoding tubby C-terminal domain-like protein: protein MIFEFTAPTVAKSDKPFDVHENGEYIGSISRFFTNPQTRTPHYDVNLHIHDAEDNHYRIIQNSFTMLKGGEWEVKKGEQTIGSIRNSDNLFQAHEIEIDIEGCPTFSIKGTFSRKGKILNSEREEVGETYRTTYVKRTYEGEINDSFLGESMPILFYGIIHFFWCGFPGDAKHSSKKS from the coding sequence ATGATCTTTGAATTTACAGCACCAACGGTTGCAAAATCTGATAAACCATTCGATGTACATGAAAATGGAGAATATATAGGTTCCATTAGTAGATTCTTTACAAATCCACAGACAAGAACGCCACATTACGATGTTAATTTACATATACATGATGCAGAGGACAATCACTATCGTATTATCCAGAATTCGTTCACTATGCTAAAAGGTGGAGAATGGGAAGTGAAAAAAGGCGAGCAAACTATTGGAAGTATAAGAAATAGTGATAATTTGTTTCAAGCTCACGAAATCGAAATTGATATAGAAGGTTGCCCAACATTCTCTATAAAAGGTACTTTCTCTAGGAAAGGTAAGATCTTGAATTCAGAAAGGGAAGAAGTAGGGGAAACCTATCGAACAACCTACGTGAAGAGAACTTATGAAGGAGAAATAAACGACTCGTTTTTAGGGGAAAGCATGCCTATTTTGTTTTATGGAATCATTCATTTCTTTTGGTGTGGGTTTCCTGGAGATGCAAAGCATAGTAGTAAAAAATCGTAA
- a CDS encoding AEC family transporter, whose amino-acid sequence MDVLTVLTAVGVMGMIVAIGVFFSWKVPVSKDSKQVLVFIVLNIAVPFVILNGVFNSDVTDDLLRQVGIVFVLSIVLHSGFIFIALILGRLAGFNSTLAKQLSLLAAIGNTGFIGIPLAATIFGPIGGLLAAVFDAGLDFVMFSVGLFLLQSGRKFHVSQLKTLINLPLIAVVVGISSAFLGFQAPAALQQLSQLLAGLAAPMAMLYIGILMQQLIAKNGFGLYKQIWFPTILRLFVFPLLAMPIIALIPADNLVKNIVALSISMPTFMLASILYARYTDAEDKAVMTICFTTALCLVTIPFMAFVWSFY is encoded by the coding sequence ATGGACGTGTTAACGGTTTTAACCGCTGTCGGCGTAATGGGGATGATTGTCGCGATCGGTGTGTTCTTTTCGTGGAAGGTCCCCGTGAGTAAAGATTCTAAGCAAGTACTTGTTTTTATTGTACTAAATATTGCCGTGCCGTTTGTGATTTTAAACGGTGTTTTTAATAGTGATGTGACCGATGACCTGTTACGTCAAGTCGGCATCGTTTTTGTATTATCGATTGTTTTACATAGTGGCTTTATTTTTATCGCTCTCATACTCGGTAGGCTCGCAGGATTTAACTCGACATTAGCCAAGCAATTAAGCCTCCTTGCAGCCATCGGTAATACCGGCTTCATCGGTATTCCACTCGCAGCAACGATCTTCGGTCCAATCGGTGGGCTACTCGCGGCTGTTTTTGATGCTGGACTCGATTTTGTGATGTTTTCCGTCGGCCTATTTTTGCTTCAATCGGGGAGGAAATTTCATGTATCTCAACTGAAAACATTAATCAATCTTCCGCTCATTGCAGTAGTAGTCGGTATCAGCTCCGCGTTTCTTGGCTTCCAAGCACCAGCAGCACTTCAGCAACTGTCTCAGCTATTAGCTGGACTCGCAGCCCCGATGGCGATGCTCTACATTGGCATTTTGATGCAACAGCTCATTGCTAAAAATGGCTTCGGACTCTATAAGCAAATCTGGTTTCCGACGATACTTCGGTTGTTCGTGTTCCCGCTTCTAGCAATGCCGATTATCGCCTTGATTCCGGCAGATAATCTCGTCAAAAACATCGTCGCCCTTTCGATCAGCATGCCAACCTTCATGCTCGCATCTATCCTTTACGCAAGGTACACCGACGCCGAGGACAAAGCTGTCATGACCATCTGCTTCACGACCGCGCTATGCCTTGTAACCATCCCATTCATGGCATTCGTGTGGAGTTTTTACTAA
- a CDS encoding GNAT family N-acetyltransferase, giving the protein MTKVDRDDRERLVPLLVEADESELIVREYLHEGDLFEVVNPNEQVIGVALVVPTENPDTKEIKNIALTPDARGHGYGRRMIDYLCEHYAPAGVAQMLVGTANSSIDNLIFYQKVGFRMHAIKHGFFDAYPEPIVEHGIQARDMVMLVRDI; this is encoded by the coding sequence ATGACGAAAGTGGACCGCGACGACCGAGAGCGCCTGGTTCCTCTCTTAGTAGAAGCGGACGAGAGCGAATTGATTGTGCGAGAGTACCTTCATGAAGGGGATCTGTTTGAAGTAGTGAATCCGAATGAACAGGTGATCGGAGTGGCACTCGTTGTACCGACGGAGAACCCCGATACAAAAGAGATCAAAAATATTGCACTTACGCCAGATGCGCGCGGCCACGGCTACGGTCGCAGGATGATCGACTATTTGTGTGAGCACTATGCACCTGCGGGAGTAGCGCAGATGCTCGTCGGAACCGCGAATTCGAGCATCGACAACTTGATTTTTTATCAAAAAGTGGGCTTTAGAATGCACGCAATCAAGCACGGATTTTTTGACGCATACCCCGAGCCGATCGTGGAGCATGGCATCCAGGCGCGGGATATGGTGATGCTGGTGAGGGATATTTAA
- a CDS encoding HAAS signaling domain-containing protein: protein MMQFQTIKGYMEELRRELRFIDAKKKEGILRDVEEELQDIAEEEDSEERAVQSYTPPKQLARKLTEEQNAEADDRASGFGFRISSFVTVYFLAQLFIGIFQGFRDTMIMSAVAAVIGFAFLTFRYRHHMTPIRVRELRYFPITFLALFGVGTVTYIVRAVFMENAQVYTLFYMLLSIACFLYFVYFRWLRNQALRKPL from the coding sequence ATGATGCAGTTTCAGACAATTAAAGGATACATGGAGGAGCTCCGGCGCGAGCTGCGCTTTATCGACGCTAAAAAGAAGGAGGGTATTTTACGAGACGTAGAAGAAGAGCTTCAGGATATTGCAGAGGAAGAAGATAGCGAGGAACGAGCGGTACAAAGCTACACGCCACCAAAGCAACTAGCGCGTAAGCTGACGGAGGAGCAGAATGCGGAAGCTGACGATCGAGCTTCTGGATTTGGATTTCGGATCTCTAGCTTTGTGACTGTGTATTTCCTAGCGCAACTATTCATCGGTATCTTTCAAGGCTTTCGAGATACGATGATCATGTCGGCGGTGGCTGCCGTCATCGGATTTGCATTTTTAACCTTCCGCTATCGTCATCATATGACTCCTATTCGAGTCCGTGAGCTACGTTACTTCCCGATTACGTTCCTCGCTCTTTTCGGAGTTGGTACAGTGACGTATATCGTTCGAGCCGTGTTTATGGAAAACGCGCAAGTCTATACGCTCTTTTATATGCTCCTATCTATCGCTTGTTTTCTCTACTTTGTCTACTTCCGATGGTTGAGGAACCAGGCTTTAAGGAAGCCCTTGTAA
- a CDS encoding PadR family transcriptional regulator: protein MENNSTWHTQFSKGILELTILVILKKRPMYGYEITQSIRQDGVLHVGNGSIYPILRRLVEQEWISAYEEEHAGRTRKYYQLTKDGQTQLTARLTYTKELMHMLTRLDEEGADDAVSDN from the coding sequence ATGGAAAATAATTCGACGTGGCACACGCAGTTTTCGAAAGGCATATTAGAGCTTACGATTCTTGTTATCCTCAAAAAACGTCCGATGTATGGCTATGAGATCACGCAAAGTATTAGGCAGGATGGGGTTCTCCACGTTGGGAACGGATCCATTTATCCCATCCTTCGCAGGCTAGTGGAGCAGGAATGGATTTCGGCCTATGAGGAGGAGCACGCCGGTCGTACGCGTAAGTATTATCAACTAACAAAAGACGGACAAACACAGCTAACGGCAAGGCTCACGTATACAAAGGAGCTTATGCACATGCTGACACGATTAGATGAGGAAGGAGCAGATGATGCAGTTTCAGACAATTAA
- a CDS encoding DUF2254 domain-containing protein codes for MKGFLLNMKERVWFFPALYCLVAAVLSITLFLVDYYQPGDIYASVPEVLLNEYDLAKDILGVIAGALLTMTTITFSTIMIVLSTYSSQYSPRVLKNFMTDKRTLHVLGVFMGAFFYAIISLLLLQVELVNERVFSPAFGVLLSVIAIGVFAFFIHHVATYLQVSSLIEDLTKDLIKQINKFENMIETDERLVAQKAVPEPTYQTTSMQYCSSFGYIRLVDYDAMFKLACEKDILIELHQHPGDFVSQNRPIATIYANEETDEEFKLERFFLIGKDRSSEQDLVFGTTLLVEIALRAISPSLNDPNTAINCFNHLGTAMSRLTTTYVEDYYYQEPKTNQPRIMISQLPFKDFLYKTYYQLTTYGHEDISVVLGLYDSLIAVAETSEAERLQHVFGIKEYLESFLKDRDFHSFDKQRIISKQEELLSFNK; via the coding sequence ATGAAAGGATTTTTGCTTAATATGAAAGAAAGAGTGTGGTTTTTCCCAGCCCTATATTGTTTAGTGGCAGCGGTCTTATCCATCACTCTTTTTTTAGTGGATTATTATCAACCAGGTGATATTTATGCCTCAGTGCCAGAGGTACTCCTTAATGAATACGATCTGGCAAAGGATATTTTAGGCGTAATCGCAGGTGCGCTTCTTACAATGACGACGATCACGTTTTCGACAATCATGATAGTCTTATCTACATACTCGTCGCAATACAGTCCTAGAGTCCTTAAAAACTTCATGACAGACAAGCGAACATTACATGTGTTAGGGGTATTTATGGGGGCATTTTTCTATGCCATTATTAGCTTACTACTTTTACAGGTGGAGCTCGTAAACGAGCGCGTCTTCTCGCCAGCGTTCGGTGTGTTGCTGTCCGTGATTGCGATTGGTGTGTTTGCGTTCTTCATTCATCACGTAGCTACGTATTTACAGGTATCTAGTCTAATAGAAGATTTAACAAAAGATCTAATAAAACAGATCAATAAATTTGAAAACATGATAGAGACAGATGAACGTCTTGTTGCACAAAAAGCGGTACCGGAGCCAACTTATCAAACAACAAGCATGCAATATTGCAGCTCTTTTGGCTATATTCGACTCGTTGATTACGATGCGATGTTTAAGCTTGCCTGTGAAAAGGATATATTGATTGAGCTTCATCAGCATCCTGGTGATTTTGTTAGTCAGAATCGTCCGATTGCAACTATTTATGCAAACGAAGAGACTGACGAGGAATTCAAGCTTGAACGATTTTTTTTAATCGGAAAAGATCGTAGCAGTGAACAAGATCTAGTTTTCGGAACGACGCTCTTAGTCGAGATCGCACTTCGAGCTATCTCACCAAGCCTAAACGACCCTAATACGGCCATTAACTGCTTTAATCATCTTGGCACCGCCATGTCCCGTTTAACAACGACGTACGTGGAGGATTATTACTATCAGGAACCCAAAACGAATCAGCCGCGTATTATGATCAGTCAGCTACCTTTTAAGGACTTCTTATACAAAACATATTATCAGTTGACGACTTACGGGCATGAAGACATCTCTGTCGTACTAGGACTTTATGATTCCCTGATTGCGGTTGCAGAGACGAGTGAAGCAGAGCGTCTTCAGCATGTGTTTGGGATCAAAGAGTACTTGGAGTCCTTTTTGAAGGACCGAGACTTTCACAGCTTTGATAAACAGCGCATCATTTCCAAGCAGGAAGAGCTTCTTTCCTTCAATAAATAA
- a CDS encoding DUF4363 family protein — protein MNTRKILLYLIPTAFVIISLVIMTSGSWLKHSFTDSDDVSGYLSATSSFVVSEEWSEAVRNAEQLDSAWHEVLARIQYSVERDDLATITETIARVQGAIAAEDRASAMIEISLLERLWEDVG, from the coding sequence ATGAACACGCGTAAAATCCTACTTTATCTTATTCCCACAGCATTTGTGATCATAAGTCTTGTGATCATGACGAGCGGCAGCTGGCTCAAGCACTCCTTCACCGACAGCGATGATGTGTCAGGCTACCTCTCTGCTACATCATCCTTTGTTGTGAGCGAGGAGTGGTCAGAGGCTGTTCGCAACGCCGAGCAACTTGACTCAGCCTGGCACGAGGTGTTAGCTCGCATTCAATATAGCGTCGAACGCGACGACCTTGCGACTATTACCGAAACAATTGCGAGAGTGCAAGGAGCAATCGCAGCAGAGGATCGCGCCTCTGCTATGATTGAAATAAGTCTGTTGGAACGTTTGTGGGAGGACGTTGGCTAG
- a CDS encoding DUF421 domain-containing protein has protein sequence MQEALVTLVRAIITFFTILLYARLIGKQLIRNFTMFDYINGITIGSIAATLATDISSKAFVHWIALTVFLVLTILLQVIGLKNRYLSKVLDSEPVVLMDKGQILESNLEKVRITKDEFMQQLRSKSIFSPDEVQTAILEPDGSVSVLQKFAFQPAEKGDVKAKPKRVMITTELIMDGNVIKQNLEQRNKTEKWLQKKLREKGITDMKQVAYAAILPNDSLYVDVFDDKGVDDVNISDYEGPY, from the coding sequence ATGCAGGAGGCACTGGTAACGTTAGTTCGTGCAATTATCACCTTTTTTACGATTCTTTTGTATGCTCGCCTCATCGGTAAACAACTGATTCGTAATTTTACGATGTTTGATTACATTAACGGCATCACGATTGGATCTATTGCGGCAACGCTTGCGACAGACATTTCGTCTAAAGCATTCGTTCATTGGATCGCGTTAACCGTCTTCCTCGTCCTCACGATTTTGCTCCAAGTGATCGGCCTTAAAAATAGATATTTATCAAAAGTATTAGATTCGGAGCCTGTCGTCCTAATGGATAAGGGGCAAATTCTTGAATCAAATTTGGAAAAGGTGCGTATTACGAAGGATGAATTCATGCAGCAGCTTCGGAGTAAAAGCATCTTTTCTCCCGACGAGGTCCAAACAGCTATATTAGAGCCAGACGGCTCGGTGTCGGTGCTACAAAAATTCGCTTTTCAACCTGCAGAAAAAGGAGATGTAAAAGCAAAGCCGAAGCGAGTGATGATCACGACTGAGCTGATTATGGATGGGAATGTCATCAAGCAAAACCTCGAGCAGCGGAATAAAACGGAGAAGTGGTTACAAAAAAAGCTTCGTGAGAAAGGTATTACGGATATGAAGCAGGTAGCCTATGCGGCAATCTTGCCCAACGATTCCCTGTATGTCGATGTGTTTGACGATAAGGGAGTCGACGATGTCAACATCAGCGACTACGAAGGACCGTATTAA
- a CDS encoding GAF domain-containing sensor histidine kinase, translating to MEQIRSLQLLKTIAESGNAGTDIQEMLHDMLNSLLQLIDGDAGWIFLFDELGRHQLVADQGLPEALLSNHKERMCGGDCHCLSKERKGFLTDAVNVMECKRLEDAKASLEETNGLTYHASVPLKAGPDTIGLLNIASRERDSFSQEELEVLQAVCYQMGTAVRRIQLTEQQVAKALQDQKRHLAADLHDSVQQLLFSLSLTAKGALSHVKDEKAKEIVEHLQTIAKQASVEMKQLVYGWHSQNEAEHNLRHQLAHYAERIGLQVDVEIEEGVLSKREESVLLRIGQEALNNVKKHARVEEACIRVVQLGDKVHVMIQDEGQGFDVSKATTSSIGLISMKERALSIGGDFTIVSSREGTRIEVVLAKRKGETTGDSSRISR from the coding sequence ATGGAGCAAATACGATCATTACAGCTATTAAAAACGATCGCAGAATCGGGAAATGCTGGGACGGACATTCAAGAGATGCTGCATGACATGCTAAACAGCTTGCTACAGCTAATTGACGGTGATGCAGGGTGGATCTTTCTGTTTGATGAGCTAGGTAGGCATCAATTGGTCGCGGATCAGGGCTTACCTGAAGCGCTGTTATCCAATCACAAAGAGCGAATGTGCGGGGGAGACTGCCATTGCTTGTCGAAGGAGCGTAAAGGCTTTCTAACGGATGCAGTCAATGTGATGGAATGTAAACGGTTAGAGGATGCAAAGGCGTCTTTGGAGGAGACGAACGGGTTGACGTATCATGCCTCTGTCCCTCTAAAAGCAGGTCCAGATACGATCGGACTCTTAAATATTGCGTCACGTGAACGGGATTCTTTTTCACAAGAAGAGCTAGAGGTCCTGCAGGCCGTTTGCTATCAAATGGGGACTGCCGTTAGGCGAATTCAGCTTACTGAGCAGCAGGTAGCAAAGGCACTGCAGGACCAAAAGCGACATTTGGCTGCTGACTTGCATGACTCTGTGCAACAGCTATTATTTTCGCTGTCCCTAACGGCAAAAGGTGCCTTATCTCATGTGAAGGATGAGAAGGCTAAAGAGATTGTCGAACACTTGCAGACAATTGCTAAACAGGCTTCTGTAGAAATGAAGCAGCTCGTTTATGGCTGGCATTCGCAGAACGAAGCAGAGCATAATTTACGTCATCAGTTAGCTCACTATGCGGAGCGAATTGGGCTACAGGTGGACGTGGAGATAGAAGAGGGCGTATTATCCAAGCGAGAGGAATCTGTTCTTCTTCGTATCGGTCAAGAGGCGTTAAATAATGTGAAAAAACATGCGCGTGTAGAAGAAGCCTGTATACGTGTAGTACAGCTTGGCGACAAGGTTCACGTTATGATTCAAGATGAAGGACAAGGCTTTGATGTATCTAAGGCTACAACGTCCTCCATCGGACTTATAAGTATGAAGGAGAGAGCCCTCTCCATTGGAGGAGACTTTACCATTGTTTCCTCACGAGAAGGGACGCGCATAGAGGTTGTGCTAGCAAAACGGAAGGGGGAGACGACAGGTGATTCGAGTCGTATTAGCAGATGA